In Lentibacillus amyloliquefaciens, one DNA window encodes the following:
- a CDS encoding helix-turn-helix domain-containing protein produces MQVIKMKLLIDERIKESGLKKGYIAEKLGVNKDTLSNWMHGRSMIPFDKAVKLAELLGCEVTELYE; encoded by the coding sequence ATGCAGGTGATAAAAATGAAATTATTGATTGATGAACGGATAAAAGAAAGTGGATTGAAGAAGGGATATATAGCAGAAAAGTTAGGTGTAAACAAAGATACACTTTCCAATTGGATGCATGGCCGGAGCATGATTCCGTTTGATAAGGCTGTTAAATTGGCTGAATTGTTGGGGTGTGAGGTTACGGAATTGTATGAATAA